GGCTTTTCCTTCGCTTCTGCTCATCCCATGTCCCGCCCCCGAGGTCCTCGTGAATTCAGGCGCCCAGTCCTGCCCCCCGCGGCCCCACTGTGCGCAGGGCGGCTTTCCCTTCTCGCTCTGGGAGCGCAGACCTACTGGCTTCGTCCTCACTCTGCTGTTAGGAAGCGGGGACCGGGTTTCCACCCTCTAGTTCTTTCTCCGCTTCATGATCGGAGACGCCCAGTGCCCTTCCCACCGCGGCATCAGGGCCCCCGGAGCCGGTCGTGACCACCGCGCTGGTTTTCGTGGGGTGCCTTCGTGCGCGGAGGGCGCTCGCCGCTGCTCTGAGTTCTGAAGCCGTGAACTCCAGGCCAGACCGGTCTCCAGTTTCATGGCTGTCTGTGCTAAATGCACAAGTTATAAAGAAGGATCTCTGTGTTTGTTCTTGCTGTGATGACTGCTTAGATATGTTGGACGCATACTTACTACATCATTTTAGGTACCGTTCATGCCGGgaaatcacttttaaaatctcgatatttttgcttttctagCCCTGTATCAAATCAGTCGCTTTTATCCGAATCTGTAGCATCTTCCCAAGTGGACAGTACGTCTGTGGACAAAGCAATCCCTGACACGGAAGACCTGCAAGGTTTGCACGTGGGCTCGCGCGGGTTCGGTCCTTTACCCGACAGCTGGCTGTTACAGGCCGGGCCTGTCCGAGGTGCCGCTGTCTTTTAAATTGCCAGCCTCAAATAtagtttgctgtttgttttctttatgagcAGAACGTTTTAGGTCTTCGGGTATTTAATTGACTGAACTGTTGGGAGCCATTTCCCACTTCTGTGTAATCATGTCATCAGTATAAAGTCGAAAGCCGTAAATGTGTTTAGTTGAGAGTTGTGACTGAGTGAGTGAGTAGTGGGATTATATTCTCCTGTTCTCTCTTACTCTTATTCTTACCAGTTTAACCCAAATACTAGTTTCCCTCCAAGTACCTGGGGCTGCTGGTTTACGAGGAATCTCTTGTTTCTGACCTGGGCCGTCGAAGAGACCATTGAATTTGACCGGCAGTAGACCCTCTCCCGTCGGTGACCCACTGGGGCATCTTGCTCAGTGCCTCGTGGCCTTGCCCGCACTCTGCACACCCCCCCTTGTGTGGGTCACGGTGATCTGGGAGGGCTTTGTCGGTAGGCAGCGATCGTAGGGGAGATGCTTAGGAGGCTGGGAGGCAGACTGCGCTGGATGGGTTCTGTTCCACCAGCACGGGTACGATGGCTTTACAGAAGGAGGGCACTCGGGAAAGGTGAGCCCAGGGTGACCATTGTGTCCCTCTGTCTCGGCCACGATTCAGAGAGACAGGCTGCCCCGACAGTGACCCCCTCCACGGGACATCGTAGTCACATGACAGCGAGAGAAACTTCTGGCGATGTTAGTTTAAGCTCTCTAGTTCAGATGTAGTTGAGCTGGCTAATTTCTCTTGCTCTGAGTTTATGCCCAATAAATGTTGGCATAATTTTGCCCATCGTGGATTTTGCTATAGCAAGGATATGTACTATTTGGCCAACATAAGCGTTATaagtataaataatttttatttcttggttaaaTAGAAAAACTTAAGGAAGGGCACAGATGAGGGATGGTttcaaagcagaaagagaagaatccCTGAGATTTAGTTATGCATGAGACGCGGGGAATAGGAGCAGGGTGGTAAAGCTTTCGGTTTTGCGACAGTGTCAGTGGCGGGCTGCTTCAGACCGGGCGCTGGGAGAGGTGGCACGGCCAGACCAGGTGTGCGTGGGGCGTGATCCCATTTCAGAACCGAAGAGCTCGGCTGGAGGTTGTAGGTCGAGCATTGGTCTTTAAATGTGTGATCGGTGTCACGTCTGAGACTTGGAAGTCCTTGGCACACTTTGAAAAGTGAGAGGCTGAGATTAGGGGAGCAAGTCAGATAACGACTCAGCAGAAGGAGAAGTCATCTGGGCCCCGGGTTATTGCAGCCCCCAGGTGCCGACCACTAGAGAGTTTGGAGAAGCAAGGGTTGCtgagagtgaaggaaggaaaaatgaacacaGGCTGCTGACCTCGCTTATGTTCTGTCTCGCAGTGGCACGTATTGTAGACTGTGAGTGAAATGGGTGCTGCGGGCAGACGTGGCAGCAGTTGGTGTCCACGGCCACCGAGGATGAAGACAGGGTGGTGAACGTACACCATGCGTGTGTGGAGGACGGCGTGGCTTTCTGCACTGAGTGGCCCTGGCAACAAGAGTACCAAAGGTGGCCTTGAAGCCACATTAGGAGAAATCGTAAGGCGTGTTGAAAATCCGTAGACTCCTTTTTTCACGTACGATTTCAGTGACCTTGGAGGTTAAGCCAGTAGCCGCTTctaagtatcttttaaaaactcagcATTCGTTATCTTAGCGTTGCAGGATCTCCGAGGAACCAGGTGTAAGTTTTCATTTGAGTTTAAGAGGATTcgttttcagtattttaaaaacgTCTTGCCCACCCCGTTGAATTAAGACTGTCTTCTTTTATGAGAAACGTGTACCCGAGTGCAGGTGTCCCCCGCTGTCCAAAAGTAGAGCGTTTCTGTCGAGCCTTTTGTAAACCCAAACGGGATAAAGAAGCAACTGCCATTTCATCAACACGGAAATTCTCTTTGGGTATCTACTGGTTAGCAAAAACAGGTCCTAACGTAGGTTTTTCGTAAAAGTGAAGGGGCATGAAGCAGACTCGCGGAGAGCGGGGCCaggcgtgtgtgcgcgtgcgtgcgtcCGTGTGTACACGCACACTCCTCTAACACCGATGTACTTGTGCTTTCCCTGGTGGTAGGAGTAAATGCAGAGAACGCTTTTCTCCGTCTATTTAGTGGATGGACGAAAACTCACAGAGAAGAAGTCTTGGACTCCAGCCCTACGGTGTCTGAGCTGGACTCCGGGCCAGAGTTGTGCCCACCGGCCGTGGTGCTTCCTAGATTAGGAGGTGGATGTGGCTTCCTGTCACCAGGGGCAGCCCTCCGTTGCCAGGGCGGGCTCCTCTGCTTTGGTGACCTGCCAAGTGTCtactccctctgtgtccctcagGGAAATTTATCTAGATGGGAAGAAAATCCCAGATGGAAGAGGGTACGTGAGTAGCAGCTGTGTACCCAAGCCAGACTTTCctgatgtttttttgtttatttttgaaggagagaccgagtgcgagtgagggaggggcagagagagagggagacacagaatctgaagcaggctctgagccgtcagcacagagaccaatgtggggctcgaacccacgtaccgtgagatcatgacctgagccaaagtcggacgctcgaccaactgagccccccccaggcgcccctcctaacATTCTTCATTGGAGTTTTCAGATTAGGGTTCTTGAGACAGCTTTGTTCTCTGTAGCTATTCTGCTGATAATTAAGATTTGTTGCCACCAGGTGGGCGGTACCGCTTTCATTTTGTCCCCGTGGCTCCGAAGAATTTTTCTCGCGTTTAAATGAGTATTTAGCGTATTACAACACGTTTctcatttcattattctttttactttaacGATTGGCGATACCTCACTCGCGTGGTCTCTAACTTAGGAATGTCGGATTTTCAGTTCACAAAAGGTAGcttcaaaaattcttttaagcGTTTTGGTGCACTGGAAACCATCCTACTTGATTGTCTGACGGCACAACATTGCCTCCCCCCTTTCAGTTCACCTGAGTCTCTCAGATGCAGGATCTTCCCCAAAAGAAGCGGCATTGGGGTCCGAGGTTCTCCTACAGCGTGTGGACCCGACACCCCGCTTCTCTGAGCCATATTTGTGTCGTAAAGGAGAGGTGCCCCAAGCCCACGGGATAACGGGCTGACCGCACAGTCTTACTCTGTGTGACGCCGCTTAAAACTCAAAGATTTCTTCGGACTGGAGAGGGTGGGCGAGAATAGCCGAGCGGTCCTGGAAAGAGCGGAGCAGAGTTCAAAGCGTACCACCTGCTGCAGTCCCCAAGACCGCGGGAACAGGCGAGAGGACACTACCGTCGGGCCCTGGAGTGACACCGGGCGTCCGGAGATACACCCCGCGGTTCGCGGGCAGCTGATTTTCCGCAGGGAGCCGAGACCATCCAGTAGGCGAAGCCTGGGCTTCGGCAGGTGATGCTGGGACACTTGAAAGAATGAGACCTCTCCTTCACCTTTTACAGACGTTTGCCCCAAAACACATCAAAGACCCAAATGGTAGGAGCTGAAACTGGAAAACAGGCATAACTCCTCATGGCCTTGGGTGAGGCAGTGCCTCCTTGGACGGGACGCCTAGAGCACAAGGGACCGGAGGAAAACGGGCGCATTGACCTACAGCAGAGTCAGGACCCGGGTGCTTCATGGAGCGCCGTCAGGAGCGCGAAAAGGCAATCCAGAGAATGGTTAAGAATATTTGTGAATCCTGTATCTGATAGGAATGTGTAAAGAGGTGTCATCGTTCAACAGTAGAAAGACCAGTCTTTTAAAGGGCAAAGGAGAGGATTTGAATAGAcgtttctccagagaagatacacAGACGGTCCACGTGTTGAGGATATGGAGGAATTAGAACCGTAATACATGTTTGTTGGGGATATAAAAGGACACGGCCTCTTCGAGAAACAGTTTGGCAGTCACAGATTTAATTCAGAAAGGGGGTTAACTGTATGGCCCAGAGACTCCTTTCCTAAATCCCAGGAGATGGAAAGCCCATgtccacacacacaaacttgtGTAAGGATGTTCACAGCCGCACTGCTTACAGCGACCGACCAGATGGCCGTCAGCAGACAGGCTCTGAGCGGACACAGAGAGGCGGGCTCTGTACGCCCCGGAGTGCTGCTTGGCCTGGAAGGGAGACCGGTTCCGGGGCCCCCCCACGTGGGTGGGCTTTGGAAACAGGGCAAGCAGAAGAAACCAGGTACACAAGCCACGGGTTGAATGGTTCATTCGGACGGCAGGTGGGCGCCGTGAGGAGGGCTCTCTGCTGGAGAAGGAGCCCTGGGAGGGGAAGTGCTCGGGAACCAGCCAAGGGGCCGCAGCCGCTGGACGCCCGTCGGGGCCTGACGCCAAGAACCTGTCTAAACCAAGTCGTGGAAGATTCCTGAGGTGCTGGGTTCTGACTGGTGGGTAGGGGAGACCGCCTTGTGAAGTTcggttcctttttcatttttcttaagatGGCCCAAAGTCGTATTTCAAGAAGATCGATGTGACGCTTCTTGGCCCCCAGACAGCTGCTAACAGAAACTGGTCTCGTGCACAGAGCTGCTCCATCCGGAACGGCGGCCACTGGTCTCGGGTAGCGTGGGCACCCGAGGCGTGGCTGGGCCGGAACTATGCAGTTCAGTGCGTGCTCGTTTGCGGATATGCTGGGTTTTGAAGACTGAGTATCAAAAGTATGAGAAATACCTCGTTAATACTTTCATAgcagttacatttttaaatgataatatgtATTAACTTACCCTTCTTAAACTTCCTAACACGATGgctggaaaatataaaatgaaatctgtGGCTCGGCATATTTTTTTGGACCCTGCTACTATACGGGCTCACTTTTCTCACAAATATTTACAGTGTTCTCATTTTGTAAAGAATTCTTAAGCTAGGAGTAACTCAAAGATGATTCGGTCCACCTCCTCACTTCGCGTGAAACGAAGTACAGAGGAGGACAGGGAGTGTTACCGCAGGGGGTCATCGGAAAAGTGTGCACGCGCAGTCAGTGCCTGCCGTGTGGCCACTCTGTGTCCGCCCTGGGCGGAGGTGGTGAGCGGGACCCTCGTCCTCCTGGGTCAGCAAGGCAGCAAGGCCCGGGGGTCACGTCACAGGGGTGCCGTGTCCACCGTCAGCTTTGTCGGGCTGCCTGTTAATGTCCTCCTGTGTGTCACTTTTCACAATGTGTATTAAAATGCTCATGATACACTCATTAAAATGAGTGTATAAAACTCTCACTGTTATGTTTGtgtactttttttccttaacaggACCCAGAGTAGAGGGCCTTGTTTCTCTTGAATGTGATCATCCATGTGGGTAGTTGAACTATAATTTTATCTGccctgtgctttttaaaatgttttttaagtttatttatgttgagagtgAGAAAATGAGTGTGAatgagggggaggagcagagacagggagagagggcgagagagggaaccccgagcaggctccatgctgtcagcacagagcctgatgccgggctcactcccacaaaccgtgaggtcgtgacttgagccgaaatcaggagttggacgcgtaacccactgagccccccgggtgcccctgccCTGTGGTTTTGAAGCATCTTGAAGTCACTGGCCGATCGACTTTGTCTAGTTGAGATTCCCGTTAAAAATGAAGTTGATTCCACAGCCTTAATGCCATCGCACAGGCGGCCCGAGTAGACCTTCGGTCGTGCAGATACGACGTAGGCAGCTGCCGGTCGCTAACCCTTAAAGAGCAGGTGCCCTCTTGTCTTCGGTGCTCATTTCAGATTGCGAAAAACTGCCCAGTTCCGAGCAGACTTCCTATTTTGGCTTCAGGTTCAATATGAGTACGGCCCTTTTAAAAGACTGGATTGTTTCCTTTTACGTAATCATGAGTTTGATCAGGCATGCTTTGGTCGTAAGTCTCATAGAAAGTAAGGAAACAGAATCTCTGGGAATCGTAGACTTACGCCAAACGCTGTATCCTCTTGCCCACGAGTTGATTTGTGAATGTTTCAACTCTAGCTACCGACCACTAGTTTGAGGTAAGCTAAGGTCACCTTGGTCCCCTGGGGATCTAGCGGACAGTGATCAGCGTCAGATGCTCGCCCCAGCTCCTGAGCTCTTAGATTCCTTGTGGACTCTTAGCTCTACAGGCTGTGCGTTTGCTGTAGACGGACCTTCAGGGTCCATACTGTGAAATGTCTTCCTTGAGACGCTTCCGTGCAACAGCATTCGTGTGTGTGGCAGGCGAGTGCCTGTTTTCACCTCTCTGTTTCCACATACCAGAGTTTGTGCCTCGGTAATTAAACCTGtcttgttaaaaaatgttttcttgtggtagTGCTGTTACTGCCACTAAAGcattgtttatgtgtttatttgaatATCACGGTTTCTTGGGAGAACAGGTTAGATATTACGGCTTACAGATTTCAGAGACAACAAATACATTCTCTCTGGATTGCAAGTTAAACTATTTTTGAGCCCTTTACACATAGAGGGACGTTATCTGATATTGTTCCGGGGGCTGGGGATACGACAAGTAAACAACActccgcccctgcccccctgGAGCTCGAGTCCTGAGGCTGTTTGTTTGTTGATAATAAGAGGTTTTATGTGTCCATaatgtgtttcaaaataaaacgTTCGTGTTAGTAGAACTGTCTCCCATCTGGCTTCAGAATTTCTAGGTGGAGTGATCACAGAGttgttcatttgtgtgtgttCACTTTTCGGTTTGTGCTGTTTTGTCTTCGTCGTGTTTTGTTAAAATAGGAGGTCATACGGTTAACATAGGTTAGAATCCCTGACCTCACGTGACTGAGAGCCCGCTCCGCGTAGCTCGCTGGACGGGAGCTGGAGGTGCAGACGGGAAATACGGTACCGTCCCTCCTGGGTGGGCTGACCCCGTAATTGGGGAAAGCGGGGCACGCGATTACAGAGGGCGAGTAGTTCAGGAATGCGGTTCGGGTCTCTGTGCGGCGCCAGCTTGCGGTCGGGGCGTGAGGATCGGCACCGGGAGCAGGAGCGGGAAGGACGAGCCCCCGCCCTGGAGGAGCTCACCGGACAAGCTCCCACCCTGGAGGAGCACACCGCTGAGCCAGCTTCAGGCAGACAGGCGGTTCCCACCGTGTGGGCAGCACTGCTGGGGCGCACGGTAAGCTTCCTAATCCAGGTCGGTGcgtagggggtggggaagagttgATGGTAGACGCTTAAAAATGAGAGCCAGCCCCGTGAAGAGTGGGACCCGAGGGCCGTGGGCAAGCATTCCACACGGAAAGGAGGCCGACGAGACCAGAGGCCAGAGACCGTGTGTGTTCAGAGAGACAGGCGCTTCGGGGCGGCTGTAGCAGGGGGAGGGTGCCGCCGGGCCTCCAGGCTTTGTCCTGGGGGTGAGTCACATCGCGGGGCGTGGGCTCCGTGCCGTGTCAAGTGTGGCCCGGAGAGGCGCGCACGTGGCGGGCCCAGGATTTGGTGGAGGGATTTGGCCCAGGGAGCCAGGGGTGCCGAGTGAGCCTCGTGGAGAAGTGGGACGGCTTCTGTGGAGGAGGGGATACTCGAGCTGCTCCTGAGAAAGAAGAGCAGGTGCACCCAGGTGTGAGGAGGTCGAGGAAAGGGCCCTCGGGTCCCGGCCGTGGGTGGTGCCTGGCCCCACAGCGACCGTGGAGGGTCACTGTTTGGGAGCGGGATGGCGTGTGTGCTGGGCCACGTGACCGCCCCTGCCTGGTGACCGCGGCCCGGAGGGCTCAGTGAGGTAGGGTTTAGGTGCAGGAATTGCAGTCTTGGTGCAGCCGGCCTTCGCTTCACTGCTTAAGTGCGTCATTTTGTTATCCTGTTTGTGACATTCTACTACATCGACCTTGCTAACGTTTTAAAGGTTTTGTGTGGAACATTCTGAGACTTTTAAACATGGTGCTCTGCCCGGTCTTGCTTTCAGCCTTTTTTTGCCCTTGTTCTGAGAAATCTACGTAGTTCGGACCCCAGCAATATTCAGAAGTTGGCCTGTGGCCATCTCCTTACACACTCCCGTAGAAAATACCCCAGGAgtatttgtgtgcgtgtgtgcgtgtgtgtgtgtgagtgcttgcaccttttatttcaaatacataatttaaaaaacatagggAATGCCGTGCTAGATCCAGAGTCAGTGTTAACATATCGATATACGTTCTTCCAGATTTCCTGCGTGTGCACATCCACACGTACGTCACATGCACACATACGTTTGAGGAATAGGGGGTCATATTATGTAATCGGCTTTGTCACTCCGTGTAAGCCTCTTCCAGGCTAACGGAGTCCTCAGTGGCCCTCACAGTAACAGactggtggggtgggagggggacggCCACCAACCAGTGTCAGAATCTTACTGAATAATTAAACTGTACCTCCTTCCTGTTTTGTCAGCTTCAGTATCAGATACGGCACAGCAGCCATCTGAGGAGCAAAGCAAGTCTCTTGAAAagccaaaacagaaaaagaaccgCTGTTTCATGTGCAGGAAGAAAGTAGGACTTACTGGTAAGGGCCGAAGTGCAGTGGCGTCAGCCTCAGTGTTCTTTAAAATAACGCGTGCCTTACTGTTCCAGGCCCCAGGAGGTTCACGTGTGTTCCCGTGAGAGCTAATCCTGGATTCATTCCCGCTTCTGAGTTTTCTTAAAGTGTCTTTAATTATATACCTGAGAGTGACATGAATAGATGCTCTTTTACTGGTCCATCCCAGCAGAGTCTTCGAATGTCAGACGGGTCGGGCCCGGGCGCCAGGTGCTCCGAGGGCCAGAGAGTGCACACAGGAGGGGACCCAAGCTCGGCCGGCCCCGCTGTGAGATGCACCGTTACTCGGGGAGGGAGAAAATGTAGTGAGATGCCACTTGGGTGTGGAGCAGAGGAAGCACAGTCAGCAGACTCTGGGAAGTCGGACAGGTGCCGCGGTTCATCCGAATGGAAGAGGGGGGAGTAGGAGCCCGTCACGGAAAGTACCACGACGGCAGCACGTTTGAGGCAGGCCCTGAAGGAGGGCTGGGACCCAGAGCTGATGGAGTAGGGGCGTTTCAGACAGAAAGAACAGCTCGACCAGAAGGTCGGAGGAAGGAAAGAACGGGGCCTCGTCAGGGGCCGCGGATGGGGAGTGTGGCCGCGGCACGGAGCGTGTGAACGGGGGCGTCGGATACGCGGTGAGACAGAAACACGGACAGGCTCACGATGTGCACTGTGCTTCCTGGTGGACGGCGGTCACAGCTTCTAAACAATGACCATTTCTCGCTGTGTGCGCGCCAGGCGCCGTGCTCTGTGCTCCGTAGCATAAGAACTTGACGTACAGAGCTGACAATACCGGATAAAATCGGATGCTTTTTAGGAAGGGTTCTCCCGCCAAGGAGTAGGTTGGAGACCAAGTGGAAAGGGGATTATAATCTGATGTCAGAGACACTTACGACTGGCCCGTACTTGGGCAGATGTGTTTATTTAGAGAATACAAGCACGGACAAATAAGACGTTTCGAAATAGACGTATTTAGTGTCAAATACAGTCTTTCTGAGTCTCAGAAACACTCAGACTTCGTGATGGGAAGGTGGAGACTCAGTAATATTCATCTTGTCCAGTCTGTCGGTCTGGCGTTAGAGTTGGCTTCATTTTCCATTCATTGTCACGAGGGGACAGAATGTGTTTctgaaacagacaaacaaaaaggtgGTGGAGGAAACTTCCATCAAACGTCAGTGTTCAAAATGTCGATTCCTGTGCTCCGTTTCCAGCAGCTCCGTCACATCAAAACACTCTGTCATGAGAAGCAGGACTGGTTTTCTATAAAGGCCCTCCACCCACACTCGAGATCTCTCTTTCGGCTTCAGCCCTGTGGGCATTTCCCTAAAATTAAATCGCATTATTGCACGTTTACCGTGTGTTAAGTGCTCACCACCTTCCCCGTTCAGTCCCTACAGTAACTTATTCCAAagttacagatgcagaaactgaggctcggagaagcTCGGTAACTGGCCTGCATTAGCGAGCGGATTCACGCTGAGGCGGCCCTGATGCACCCCTGCTCCTGCTCGTGCTGAGCCGCCGGAGCCCCGCCCCCACAGGGGTCTGCCGCGGGAAGCCAGCGTGGATCCAGGCCTCCCAGAAGTTTCCTTACACCTTCTTCACTAAATTTTAAGGTTGCCTCTGACGGTGTGCTTTCCTGCACACTTAGAATTTGGATTTGAGAACCGTTTTACATTCGGTGCAGCGATCCCGACTTTGGTAGGAGGTAATTGTGGCCACGTTCCAGGTGGAGACCCGAGCGCAGGGCAGCGGTTGTGATTTGCCGGGCTATGCACCTGCATTCGTAGGGTAGGAACGAGGAAGGAAGCGATCAGCTGGTGCAGTCTGAACCCAAACCGTTACTAGGTCCTGCAACTGCCCAGCGTGCTTGTTTAGACGCCGCGCCACGTAGCCGATGCTGTTAGTGTTGACGGTGCTGAGGCACCGCGCAGTCAGTCCCTCCCTCCCGCTCACGCATGTGTACTGATCCGTTTGCAGGGTTTGAATGCCGGTGTGGACATGTGTACTGTGGTGTACATCGTTACTCAGACGTGCACAATTGCTCGTACAATTACAAAGCTGATGCCGCggagaaaatcagaaaagaaaacccgGTAGTTGTCGGCGAAAAGATCCAGAAGATCTGAACTCCTGCTGGAATACAAACTCCTTTGACCATCTGCAAACTAAAAGTTGACTTGAGGTCTTTTTTCCTAGTCCTGGGGAGTGTAGAGCAGTGTGCGTGGCACAGACCTTTTAATCATGCATGTCAACCAGAAGAatagatttttggttttgttttgaaaatgactCTGAACATTTATTTCCATTGCAGTTTCTGTGGCTGAAAAGACTTAAGTAAACTTTACAAGTATTATCCTTCtaagatcattttaattttagttgagCGCAGAGGGCTTTTCTAACAAACGTGGAGACCTTTTGGAGGGCTGTGATTTTTCCAGTATTAAACATGCATGCGTTGAACttgcagtttatttttctcattgtgtgtgtatatagagcTTTTCTCTGCAGCACGATTTCTCTTTTGATAATGCCCGTTAGGGCACAACTAGTTACCAGTAACTGAATGTATCTTAATCATTATGGCTGCTTCTGTTGTTTCATTAACAAAGGTTATACCTGTGTTAGCATATAGTTTCTTTGCACCCACTATTTATGTCTGAATCATTTGTCACAGGAGAGTGTGTGCCGATGAGATTCTACGTTTGTGTGTTTCTGAATtgtttgagagagggaaggaacgGCTGTGTGCGTTTCATCGCCGACCGCAGGCTTCTTTCGGTAGTGTTCACCGGTCTGGGTGTGTACACGATACGAAGAACGATCTGGAGTCATCGTGCTGTGTTTATGTTTACCCCACCTGTCTGtgattaaataaaaaggaaaaccacacgCTCCCTTGTTCTGCCGTTTCTCTTACTCTTGCTGGCGGCTCACCTTGACCTGTGGTGCTTTCGTTTCTCCTCCACTGACTCCGCGCAGCTGCCGCCGCCGCCCTTGTCACGTCCGCTTGCGACCGATCTTGCCACGGTGAGTGGTGATCTCCCGTCGCTTTGCGTGGAGGACCTCAGCGTTTCTTTAACGCCAAGAACTGCTCTCAGTCGCTCAGAGATCACATTCTCCGGCTCTGCTCCTCAGCCCGTCACGCTGGGTTAGCGTCTGGTCAGGAAGGAGCTCCTTTTTCCGGTCGAATTCGAAGTGGAAAGGGCCTAAATCAAACACAGCAGCTACAGGATTGTGGACGAGAGAGACCGTCTGTCCCATGGGTTTCACACTCTTATCTGCCAGCCAGCCGTTTTTACCCATGAAATACtacagaaaacagatgaaaagcaCTATTTTACAATCCAGATTTCTAGGTTTAAGTTTGTCTACCACTTCTTGGATGTAATGATGGCTCAGCGTTAAAATCTGTAAATGTAACGTATTTAAATGTAATCTGTCAATTTACTACATGAACAGATTCAAGAGAGAAAACCGTTCTGACTAGCTCAGCAGATTCAGGTTAAGCACCTAATAGAATTCAACACCCACTCATGATGAAAACTCTTGGTAAGTCACAACCAGGAAGGAATTTCCTTAAGCTGATGGTTTCTGtgtaaaaccaaacaaagaaatgaaaagcggCCATCTTCCAAAAAGAGGAAGCTCATTCCCTTTTAAAGTCGGGAACACAGGGCTGCCTGCGGTGAGTTGGAGATCTGTGTTCAGTAGAGTCAAAACAGAGTCAGTCAtaggaagcaggaaggaggagaTGCTTGATATTTGCATGTTAACCTGTTTGTTCTTACAGAAAGTCTAAAGGAATCTAGAGAAAGTACTAGA
This region of Lynx canadensis isolate LIC74 chromosome B3, mLynCan4.pri.v2, whole genome shotgun sequence genomic DNA includes:
- the ZFAND6 gene encoding AN1-type zinc finger protein 6 — its product is MAQETNHSQVPMLCSTGCGFYGNPRTNGMCSVCYKEHLQRQNSSNGRISPPAASVGTLSESFPVQCADGSVPDAQSPLDSTSASVQPSPVSNQSLLSESVASSQVDSTSVDKAIPDTEDLQASVSDTAQQPSEEQSKSLEKPKQKKNRCFMCRKKVGLTGFECRCGHVYCGVHRYSDVHNCSYNYKADAAEKIRKENPVVVGEKIQKI